From a region of the Thermomicrobium roseum DSM 5159 genome:
- a CDS encoding LuxR C-terminal-related transcriptional regulator yields the protein MQATTKRRTDLSTVIIGDPHAAVRQSFRHYLESAGRLRVLGEAGELSRLASLLEWQQPDVVLVSAAFGPGLAHFVRAIKRLSPGLAVADGSPALPLVVYGLGNDSDVVLALARAGAEALVSAEASVQELVEAVEAVLRRERYVSPRYGGILLREVQRWSVLHEGHTGVRLTRRETQLLQLVASGLSNKEIADVLSLAESTVKNRLSLLFDKLGVKDRTQAAIFALANGVLQQPLVVERASLHEA from the coding sequence GTGCAAGCGACGACAAAGCGACGAACCGATCTTTCCACCGTGATCATCGGCGATCCACACGCTGCGGTCCGTCAGAGTTTCCGGCATTACCTGGAGTCGGCGGGGCGACTGCGCGTGCTGGGCGAAGCGGGAGAACTGTCCCGTCTCGCGAGCTTGCTCGAGTGGCAGCAACCGGACGTCGTCCTCGTTTCCGCTGCATTCGGGCCAGGGCTCGCGCACTTCGTCCGCGCGATCAAGCGGCTGTCGCCGGGCCTCGCGGTAGCGGATGGATCACCAGCACTACCGCTCGTCGTGTACGGATTGGGAAACGACAGCGATGTCGTCCTGGCCCTCGCCCGAGCTGGAGCCGAAGCGCTGGTGAGTGCGGAAGCGAGTGTACAGGAACTCGTGGAAGCGGTCGAAGCCGTCCTGCGTCGCGAGCGGTACGTCAGTCCCCGTTACGGAGGTATCCTCCTCCGCGAGGTCCAGCGCTGGAGCGTCCTCCACGAGGGACACACCGGCGTCCGTCTGACTCGTCGCGAGACACAGCTCTTACAACTCGTAGCCTCCGGACTGTCCAACAAGGAGATCGCCGACGTATTGTCTCTCGCCGAGAGTACGGTCAAAAACCGACTTTCCCTGCTCTTCGACAAGTTGGGAGTGAAGGATCGGACACAGGCGGCGATCTTCGCGCTCGCCAACGGCGTGCTCCAGCAACCCCTCGTGGTCGAGCGCGCCTCGCTTCACGAGGCTTGA
- a CDS encoding FtsB family cell division protein — MLWIGSWLRTAVLVALGFAIALYFVVAFGQQAWRARQLEMQVAERRAALARLVTERDTLASQLADLQGENDRAYVERTARRELNLTYPGETVLFVQWEPASPGASPALSTPTPGPEPNWERWLEVLRLPRP; from the coding sequence ATGCTCTGGATCGGTTCCTGGCTCCGCACCGCGGTGCTGGTCGCTCTCGGCTTCGCGATCGCGCTCTATTTCGTCGTCGCTTTCGGTCAACAAGCCTGGCGGGCCCGGCAGCTCGAGATGCAGGTGGCTGAACGCCGAGCCGCTCTGGCTCGACTCGTGACCGAGCGAGACACACTCGCCAGCCAGCTGGCCGATCTGCAGGGGGAAAACGATCGTGCGTACGTCGAACGGACAGCTCGACGCGAGTTGAACCTGACGTACCCCGGTGAAACGGTCCTCTTCGTCCAGTGGGAGCCAGCGTCTCCTGGCGCGAGTCCCGCACTGTCCACACCGACACCCGGGCCCGAGCCGAATTGGGAACGCTGGCTCGAGGTCCTGCGACTACCTCGACCCTGA
- the gatA gene encoding Asp-tRNA(Asn)/Glu-tRNA(Gln) amidotransferase subunit GatA: protein MTSELVRLTAVEARALLDRREISALELLEAHLAQIERLEPTLHAFITVAPELARRQARAADDRLARGEGDLLTGIPVALKDVLCTVDAPTTAGSRILQGFRSPYDATVVARLRAQDAVFVGKTNTDEFAMGSSTENSAYGPTRNPWDPDRVPGGSSGGSAAAVAAGEAMVALGSDTGGSIRQPAGFCGIVGLKPTYGRVSRYGLVAFASSLDQIGPFGRTVADVAMLLQVIAGHDPADSTSVPLPVPDYRAALTGDIRGLRIGIPAEYRVPGMDQAVERVIEDALALLQELGAELVPVSLPHTEYALATYYIIAPSEASANLARYDGVKYGLSLPGETLLERYLRTRGEGFGPEVKRRIMLGTYALSAGYYDAYYVKAQKVRTLIKRDFDEAFARVDVIAAPTSPTVAFHLGERTADPLQMYLSDVFTIPANMAGLPAIAVPCGFAHALPVSLQFMGRPFDEPTLLRVAHAYEQATDWHTRWPPLVFGG, encoded by the coding sequence GTGACCAGCGAACTCGTTCGCCTGACCGCTGTGGAGGCCCGCGCGCTGCTCGATCGACGCGAGATCAGCGCTCTGGAATTGCTCGAGGCGCATCTCGCCCAGATCGAGCGACTGGAGCCTACTCTCCACGCCTTCATCACGGTCGCGCCGGAACTGGCGCGTCGCCAAGCTCGGGCAGCTGACGACCGCCTCGCTCGCGGTGAGGGTGATCTCTTGACGGGTATACCGGTCGCACTGAAGGACGTCCTCTGTACGGTCGATGCGCCGACGACAGCTGGGTCACGCATTCTGCAAGGATTCCGCTCGCCCTACGATGCGACCGTCGTCGCTCGCCTGCGGGCACAGGATGCGGTGTTCGTCGGCAAAACCAACACTGACGAGTTCGCCATGGGTTCCTCCACCGAGAACTCGGCCTACGGTCCGACCCGTAACCCGTGGGATCCGGACCGCGTTCCGGGCGGATCGAGTGGCGGTTCGGCAGCAGCGGTCGCCGCTGGAGAAGCGATGGTTGCTCTCGGGTCGGATACGGGTGGATCGATCCGGCAGCCAGCGGGCTTCTGCGGTATCGTCGGGCTCAAGCCGACGTATGGTCGAGTGTCCCGCTATGGACTCGTCGCTTTCGCGTCAAGCCTGGACCAGATCGGGCCCTTCGGCCGCACGGTCGCCGATGTGGCGATGCTGCTGCAGGTGATCGCCGGTCACGATCCAGCCGACTCCACATCGGTCCCCCTCCCGGTGCCCGATTATCGAGCGGCGCTGACCGGTGATATCCGTGGCCTGCGGATCGGTATCCCTGCCGAGTACCGAGTGCCCGGAATGGATCAGGCAGTCGAGCGAGTGATCGAGGATGCCCTGGCGCTCCTGCAAGAACTGGGAGCCGAGCTCGTTCCCGTGTCCTTGCCGCACACCGAATATGCCTTGGCCACGTACTACATCATCGCGCCCTCCGAGGCGAGCGCGAACCTGGCACGCTATGACGGCGTGAAGTACGGGTTGAGCTTGCCCGGCGAAACGCTCTTGGAGCGCTACCTCCGCACGCGCGGGGAAGGATTTGGGCCAGAAGTCAAGCGGCGCATCATGCTCGGCACCTACGCCTTGAGCGCTGGCTATTACGATGCCTATTACGTCAAGGCTCAAAAGGTGCGGACACTCATCAAACGCGACTTCGACGAAGCGTTCGCTCGTGTCGATGTGATCGCGGCACCGACCTCGCCGACGGTGGCTTTCCACCTCGGCGAGCGCACGGCGGATCCGTTGCAGATGTACCTTTCCGATGTGTTCACCATCCCGGCGAACATGGCTGGCCTCCCGGCAATCGCGGTTCCCTGTGGTTTCGCGCACGCCTTGCCGGTCAGTCTGCAGTTCATGGGCCGGCCATTCGACGAGCCCACGCTCTTGCGGGTCGCCCACGCCTACGAGCAGGCCACCGACTGGCATACCCGGTGGCCACCCCTGGTGTTCGGGGGCTGA
- the gatC gene encoding Asp-tRNA(Asn)/Glu-tRNA(Gln) amidotransferase subunit GatC, producing the protein MRLSREIVDHVAMLARLGLTEEERELMREQLSSILEHVSRIQELDTEAIPPTAQVITLQNVWREDDVRPSLPVEAVLANAPESEDGFFRVHAVLEQS; encoded by the coding sequence ATGCGTTTGAGCCGCGAGATCGTCGATCATGTCGCGATGCTGGCACGCCTCGGCTTGACCGAGGAAGAGCGCGAGCTGATGCGCGAGCAGCTCTCGTCGATCCTCGAGCACGTGAGTCGCATTCAGGAACTCGATACCGAGGCGATCCCGCCCACCGCGCAGGTCATCACGCTCCAGAATGTCTGGCGCGAGGACGACGTCCGGCCATCCCTGCCGGTGGAAGCTGTCCTGGCCAACGCTCCGGAAAGCGAAGATGGCTTCTTCCGGGTCCATGCGGTGCTCGAGCAGAGTTGA
- a CDS encoding GH1 family beta-glucosidase — MSVARFPHGFLWGTATAAYQIEGAVGEDGRGPSIWDAFSHAPGKTYQGHTGDVACDHYHRWPDDVRLLRELGAPAYRFSIAWPRVFPEGTGAPNEPGLTFYERLVDALLEAGITPFVTLYHWDLPQALQDRGGWSERSTAEAFARYAEVVTRRLGDRVRYWITHNEPWVVAYLGHYLGVHAPGIQDLPTAIRVSHELLVSHGLAAQAIRAASSQAVVGITLNLSPVESASDQPDDRAAAQLFDGLLNRWFLDPVFGRGYPLDVRERLAPYFDPPDTDLPTIAQPLDFLGINYYAPAFIRAVPQEQNLLGLAQLEPKALADRGYQLTDMGWPVVPEGLEHLLLRISREYAPRELFITENGAAYPDQLVAGRVQDDQRIAYLAAHFAAAYRAVRAGVPLKGYFVWSLLDNFEWAHGYSKRFGIVYVDYESLSRFPKASFSWYRDIVARNALVEG; from the coding sequence ATGAGCGTGGCCCGTTTCCCGCACGGTTTCCTCTGGGGTACCGCGACTGCTGCATACCAGATAGAAGGTGCGGTAGGCGAGGATGGTCGCGGGCCGTCGATCTGGGACGCCTTCAGCCACGCGCCAGGAAAGACCTATCAGGGGCACACCGGCGATGTCGCCTGCGACCATTATCACCGCTGGCCGGATGATGTCAGGCTCCTCCGTGAACTCGGGGCACCCGCCTATCGCTTCTCGATCGCCTGGCCGCGCGTCTTCCCGGAGGGAACTGGCGCTCCGAACGAACCCGGGCTCACCTTCTACGAGCGATTGGTCGATGCGCTGCTCGAGGCGGGCATCACGCCGTTCGTCACGCTCTATCATTGGGATCTTCCGCAAGCCTTACAGGATCGCGGCGGCTGGAGCGAGCGCTCGACGGCCGAGGCATTCGCTCGCTATGCCGAGGTCGTGACTCGTCGCCTCGGTGATCGGGTGCGCTACTGGATCACGCACAACGAGCCGTGGGTCGTCGCCTATCTCGGGCACTATCTGGGTGTCCATGCACCAGGTATTCAGGATCTTCCGACGGCGATCCGAGTCAGCCACGAACTGCTGGTCTCGCACGGACTGGCTGCCCAGGCCATCCGGGCAGCGAGTTCTCAGGCAGTGGTCGGTATCACGCTGAACTTGTCGCCGGTCGAGTCAGCGAGCGACCAACCGGACGATCGCGCAGCCGCCCAGCTCTTCGACGGTCTCCTCAACCGATGGTTCCTCGATCCGGTGTTCGGCCGTGGGTATCCGCTCGACGTGCGCGAGCGCCTGGCTCCGTACTTCGACCCACCGGACACCGATCTCCCGACCATCGCGCAGCCGCTCGATTTTCTGGGTATCAACTACTACGCTCCGGCTTTCATCAGAGCTGTTCCCCAGGAGCAGAACCTTTTGGGCTTGGCCCAGCTCGAGCCGAAAGCGTTGGCCGACCGCGGTTACCAGCTCACCGACATGGGCTGGCCAGTCGTCCCGGAGGGACTCGAGCACTTGTTGCTCCGGATCAGTAGGGAGTATGCGCCGCGCGAGCTGTTCATCACCGAGAACGGTGCCGCCTATCCTGATCAGCTCGTCGCTGGCCGCGTCCAGGATGACCAGCGCATCGCCTACCTGGCTGCCCACTTCGCTGCCGCCTACCGTGCCGTTCGGGCGGGGGTTCCCCTGAAGGGATACTTCGTCTGGTCGCTCCTCGACAATTTCGAATGGGCGCACGGCTACAGCAAGCGCTTCGGCATCGTCTACGTCGATTACGAAAGCTTGTCCCGTTTTCCCAAAGCGAGCTTTTCCTGGTACCGCGATATCGTAGCCCGCAACGCGCTCGTCGAGGGATGA
- the dnaX gene encoding DNA polymerase III subunit gamma/tau, with amino-acid sequence MQSGSLYRKYRPQTFEELVGQEAIARTLRNAVALDRVAHAYLFCGPRGTGKTSTARLLAKAVNCRDADPWRRPCNQCGACRSIATGTAVDIIEIDAASNRGVDDIRDLREKVKYAPVELRTKFYIIDEAHQLTRDAFNAFLKTLEEPPPHVVFVLATTEPDKLPETVASRCQRFDFRRLPVDRMVERLRFVCLREGIEAPDDVLALIARRAAGSLRDALGLLERLAVFASDGENEPVITLELARQVLGGSRDDRLLDLVTAIADRDAGRALRLVAEAADAGDDLHQLGRELVRFTRTLLYVRAGGSDPLLPPEASALAQRFSLEELALVLRRLTGLDAPLPRSGIDPQLLLELGLVESILLLDGSQRERTLAPSGATAVPAMTATPPRVVPAAPRPAPPPAASSQPAVSPTTSPAVDGDDELLDQLLTRWAAIRRELRAVNSKAAALLADAEPRLIRGDEVVLVAPYEFHRRRINEEAELRRVIERVLAKHLGRACRITCLAPEDVPRQLTTAAGEPLSSEDETDPKGRLTPDSSGQQRPVALTPEDQRRLEAAKAIFEAVE; translated from the coding sequence ATGCAGTCCGGCTCATTGTACCGGAAATATCGCCCGCAGACCTTCGAGGAACTGGTTGGACAGGAAGCCATCGCGCGCACGCTGCGCAATGCGGTCGCCCTCGACCGGGTGGCGCACGCCTACCTGTTTTGTGGGCCGCGCGGTACCGGGAAAACCAGCACGGCGCGCCTGCTGGCCAAGGCGGTCAACTGCCGGGACGCCGATCCCTGGCGGCGCCCCTGCAACCAGTGCGGAGCCTGCCGCTCCATCGCCACTGGTACAGCGGTCGATATCATCGAGATCGACGCGGCTTCCAACCGTGGAGTCGACGATATCCGCGATCTCCGCGAGAAGGTGAAGTATGCACCCGTCGAGCTGCGCACCAAGTTCTATATCATCGACGAAGCGCACCAATTGACACGTGACGCCTTCAACGCCTTCCTCAAGACGCTGGAGGAGCCACCCCCGCACGTCGTCTTCGTCCTGGCGACGACCGAGCCGGACAAACTTCCGGAAACGGTTGCCTCACGCTGCCAGCGCTTCGATTTCCGCCGCTTGCCCGTTGACCGGATGGTCGAGCGCCTCCGTTTCGTGTGCCTGCGCGAAGGCATCGAGGCACCGGACGACGTGCTCGCCCTGATCGCTCGCCGCGCTGCGGGGAGCCTGCGCGATGCCCTCGGCCTCCTCGAGCGACTCGCCGTTTTCGCGAGCGACGGCGAGAACGAACCAGTCATCACGCTCGAGCTGGCGCGCCAGGTCCTGGGTGGCAGCCGCGACGATCGGCTTCTCGATCTCGTGACGGCGATCGCTGACCGGGATGCTGGCCGGGCTCTCCGGCTGGTGGCAGAGGCGGCCGATGCGGGCGATGACCTGCACCAGCTCGGTCGCGAGCTGGTCCGTTTCACTCGGACACTGTTGTACGTCCGGGCTGGTGGCAGCGATCCGCTCCTGCCGCCCGAGGCATCAGCGCTGGCTCAGCGCTTCTCGCTCGAGGAACTCGCGCTCGTTCTCCGTCGGCTGACCGGTCTCGACGCGCCCCTCCCGCGATCCGGCATCGATCCGCAGCTCCTCCTGGAACTCGGCCTCGTGGAGTCGATCCTGTTGCTCGATGGATCGCAGCGCGAGCGCACTCTTGCACCTTCTGGTGCCACGGCGGTACCGGCGATGACCGCAACACCGCCGCGCGTTGTCCCAGCGGCTCCACGCCCGGCTCCCCCGCCAGCAGCATCGTCCCAGCCGGCCGTTTCGCCGACGACCAGTCCAGCGGTCGATGGGGACGATGAGCTCCTCGATCAGCTGCTCACGCGCTGGGCTGCGATCCGGCGCGAGCTCCGGGCTGTCAACAGCAAGGCGGCTGCACTCCTGGCGGATGCTGAACCACGCCTGATCCGCGGAGATGAGGTCGTCCTCGTCGCGCCGTACGAGTTCCATCGTCGCCGTATCAACGAAGAGGCCGAGCTGCGACGTGTGATCGAACGGGTGCTGGCCAAGCATCTCGGCCGAGCCTGCCGCATCACCTGTCTCGCGCCGGAAGACGTGCCCCGGCAGCTGACCACAGCGGCCGGGGAGCCGCTTTCTTCGGAAGACGAAACTGACCCAAAAGGTCGGCTGACGCCTGATTCCTCCGGACAACAGCGACCGGTCGCGCTGACTCCGGAGGACCAGCGCCGCCTGGAGGCAGCCAAGGCGATCTTCGAGGCAGTCGAGTAA
- the rsmI gene encoding 16S rRNA (cytidine(1402)-2'-O)-methyltransferase, giving the protein MGTLYLVGTPIGNLEDITMRALRVLAEVRLIAAEDTRQARKLLGRYGIQTPLVSFHAHSGRERVQQLLAALGEGDIAVVSDAGMPGISDPGAELVRAAAEAGYPVVVVPGPSAVTAAVAVSGLVTDGFVFTGFLPRRSSERRERFSLLRDLPYPLVVFEAPHRLRETLHDAVEVLGDRPVAVCRELTKRFEEVRRTTLAEAAAHYEQHEPRGEFVLVIAAGSREHPQADEQRLEELVRERLTKGLSAAAVARELARLTGRPRRELYRLAVTVQQEEQKNEADGKGGTHATGAGT; this is encoded by the coding sequence ATGGGGACGCTGTACCTGGTGGGAACACCGATCGGAAACCTCGAGGACATCACGATGCGGGCGCTCCGCGTGCTCGCTGAGGTACGTCTCATCGCGGCCGAAGATACGCGACAAGCCCGCAAGCTGCTCGGACGGTACGGAATCCAAACGCCGTTGGTGAGTTTCCACGCGCACAGTGGCCGGGAACGCGTGCAACAGCTCCTGGCCGCTCTGGGCGAGGGAGACATCGCTGTCGTGAGCGATGCCGGAATGCCGGGGATATCCGATCCGGGAGCCGAGCTGGTTCGCGCGGCGGCGGAGGCAGGATATCCCGTGGTCGTCGTGCCAGGCCCTTCGGCAGTGACAGCTGCTGTCGCGGTTTCTGGTCTGGTGACCGATGGCTTCGTCTTCACCGGCTTCCTGCCGCGCCGGAGTTCGGAGCGCCGCGAGCGATTCTCGCTGCTGCGAGACCTGCCGTATCCTCTGGTCGTCTTCGAGGCACCCCACCGACTCCGGGAAACCTTGCATGACGCTGTGGAAGTACTCGGAGACCGACCGGTCGCCGTCTGCCGGGAGCTGACGAAGCGCTTCGAGGAGGTCAGGCGGACGACGCTCGCGGAAGCCGCCGCCCATTACGAGCAGCACGAACCCCGCGGCGAGTTCGTGCTGGTCATCGCCGCGGGGAGCCGGGAGCATCCCCAGGCAGACGAGCAGCGACTCGAGGAGCTCGTACGCGAGCGACTGACGAAGGGTCTTTCGGCCGCGGCCGTCGCCCGCGAACTCGCTCGTCTGACTGGTCGACCCCGTCGTGAGCTGTACCGGCTGGCCGTGACCGTCCAGCAGGAGGAGCAGAAGAACGAAGCCGATGGGAAAGGAGGAACCCATGCCACCGGAGCAGGAACGTGA
- a CDS encoding CaiB/BaiF CoA transferase family protein: MPPEQEREQPMPLDGITVIELGQAVSSPLCTMLLGDLGADVIKIEPPQGDPARGYGPPFVAGESPYFLSVNRNKRSVVLDLKHPEGTRVAQELASRSDVLVTNFRPSAMQRLGLDESTLRTRNPRLIYCQVTGYGPRGPWADRPAFDQVAQGMSGLMSVTGKPESGPVRVGIAIADILAALFATYGVLAALYERERTGIGQRVDTSLLGAVIGVLTFQAGRYLAGGGDPGLEGNDHPVAAPYGTFRARDGYLNIAIANEQMWRRLAEEVGHPEWIDDPRFRSNADRVANRSLINAALEEALQADSVANWVERLSRAGVACGPIWSVGQALESEPVEHLGIVRTVEHALAGPIRLVGPAVELSRTPPVIRRTPPLLAEHTAEVLRELGYDDQAITRLAEEGAIVLGPRERAVR, encoded by the coding sequence ATGCCACCGGAGCAGGAACGTGAGCAGCCGATGCCACTCGACGGGATCACGGTCATCGAGCTGGGACAGGCTGTCTCCAGTCCACTCTGCACGATGCTCCTCGGTGATTTGGGTGCCGACGTGATCAAGATCGAGCCACCGCAAGGCGATCCCGCGCGCGGCTACGGTCCACCGTTCGTGGCTGGGGAAAGTCCCTATTTCTTGTCGGTCAACCGCAACAAGCGCAGTGTCGTGCTCGATCTCAAGCATCCGGAAGGAACACGCGTCGCGCAGGAACTCGCCTCGCGCTCCGATGTGCTGGTCACCAACTTCCGGCCGTCAGCCATGCAGCGGCTGGGATTGGACGAGTCGACGCTGCGCACCCGCAATCCACGACTGATCTATTGCCAGGTCACGGGCTATGGCCCGCGTGGGCCATGGGCCGATCGACCCGCCTTCGACCAGGTCGCGCAGGGGATGTCCGGGTTGATGAGCGTGACCGGCAAACCGGAGAGTGGGCCCGTCCGCGTCGGGATCGCCATCGCCGATATTCTGGCCGCCTTGTTCGCGACCTATGGCGTGCTGGCAGCGCTCTACGAGCGCGAGCGCACGGGGATCGGTCAGCGCGTGGATACCTCGTTGCTCGGCGCGGTGATCGGTGTGCTGACCTTTCAGGCAGGACGGTACCTCGCCGGGGGTGGCGATCCGGGACTCGAGGGGAACGACCATCCGGTGGCCGCACCGTACGGTACCTTCCGGGCGCGGGACGGGTACCTCAACATCGCCATCGCCAACGAGCAGATGTGGCGAAGGTTGGCCGAAGAAGTCGGGCACCCCGAGTGGATCGACGATCCACGGTTCCGCAGCAATGCTGACCGTGTGGCCAATCGCTCGCTGATCAACGCGGCACTCGAGGAAGCGTTACAGGCGGACAGCGTGGCGAACTGGGTGGAGCGCCTGAGTCGCGCCGGTGTCGCGTGCGGACCGATCTGGAGCGTGGGGCAAGCGCTGGAGAGCGAGCCGGTCGAGCATCTCGGGATCGTCCGGACGGTCGAGCACGCGTTGGCTGGTCCCATTCGACTGGTCGGTCCGGCGGTGGAGCTGTCGCGCACACCGCCGGTGATCCGGCGGACGCCACCGCTCCTGGCTGAGCACACGGCTGAAGTGCTCCGGGAACTCGGCTACGATGACCAGGCGATCACTCGCTTGGCCGAGGAAGGGGCGATCGTGCTCGGCCCGAGGGAGCGAGCGGTCCGATGA
- a CDS encoding enoyl-CoA hydratase/isomerase family protein — protein MSGIRLERTGPVAHIVLDRPETLNALTAAMWHELRGIVRRLASDHSVRVVAIRGAGERAFSAGADIREFPSRRTGLARARAYDRLVSAALAAIQEAPQPVIAVIRGLAVGGGLELAAACDIRLAAQDARFGLPIGRLGVMPGLGETRALLRLLPPGKLIELVFRGELIDAEEAWRLGLVSEVVPIEELELATQRWIDRLLSMSAETLQATKAVVQLALRGATENDVSYRELLATVYEGVAFHEGVRAFLEKRAPNFPQHRA, from the coding sequence ATGAGCGGCATCAGGCTCGAGCGAACGGGACCAGTGGCGCACATCGTCCTCGACCGCCCGGAGACCCTCAACGCGCTTACTGCCGCGATGTGGCACGAACTGCGGGGAATCGTGCGCCGACTCGCCAGCGATCACTCGGTGCGCGTGGTCGCGATTCGGGGAGCCGGCGAGCGAGCGTTCAGCGCCGGAGCGGATATCCGGGAGTTTCCGTCCCGGCGCACTGGGTTGGCTCGAGCGCGGGCGTACGATCGGCTCGTCTCGGCAGCCCTCGCAGCGATCCAGGAGGCTCCGCAGCCGGTCATTGCGGTGATCAGGGGGCTGGCGGTCGGGGGTGGTCTCGAGCTGGCCGCAGCCTGTGACATCCGGCTTGCCGCGCAGGATGCGCGCTTCGGGCTCCCGATCGGTCGCCTCGGGGTGATGCCTGGTCTCGGCGAGACGCGCGCGTTGTTGCGTCTGCTACCTCCCGGCAAGCTGATCGAGTTGGTTTTCCGCGGTGAGCTGATCGATGCCGAGGAGGCCTGGCGACTGGGTCTCGTCAGCGAGGTCGTTCCGATCGAGGAACTCGAGCTCGCGACACAGCGGTGGATCGACCGCCTCCTGAGCATGTCCGCCGAGACGTTGCAGGCCACTAAGGCAGTGGTTCAGCTCGCGCTTCGCGGTGCCACGGAAAATGACGTCAGCTATCGCGAGCTCCTCGCGACGGTCTACGAGGGCGTGGCGTTCCACGAGGGCGTGCGGGCCTTCCTCGAAAAGCGTGCTCCCAACTTTCCACAGCACCGGGCGTGA
- a CDS encoding CAP domain-containing protein → MKRSAYVLLALLAFMLSPVGSTLAAASTPTGYDVAPEFQNFYQRYGGLPTFGYPISPAFRENGYLVQYFERQRFEYHPEYAGTEYEVLLGLLGREMAEREGRDLRPVQPIPGRLYFPETGHTIASEFLSYWQSRGGLRLFGYPITEPFWENGLLIQYFERARFEFRPDLAGTDWAILLGRLGAELWASKSRDAFYQRSTPASDLADHINRTRQQSGLAPLVLDPVLTRIAQERSDDMARRGYFSHTTPEGRTVFDLLDAYRVNWRFAGETLQRNNYPADRTVAEAARSLFASASHRAILLDPRFTHFGVAEATSQDGMHYYTVVLIQR, encoded by the coding sequence ATGAAGCGATCGGCCTACGTCCTCCTAGCTCTCCTCGCTTTTATGCTCAGTCCTGTAGGTTCGACTCTAGCTGCGGCTTCCACTCCCACTGGGTACGATGTCGCGCCCGAGTTCCAGAACTTTTACCAACGGTATGGGGGACTCCCGACATTCGGCTATCCGATCAGCCCAGCCTTCCGGGAAAACGGCTATCTCGTCCAGTACTTTGAACGCCAACGCTTCGAGTACCACCCCGAGTACGCCGGCACCGAATACGAGGTGCTGCTCGGCCTGCTCGGCCGGGAGATGGCCGAACGCGAAGGTCGTGATCTGCGGCCCGTACAACCGATTCCTGGTCGACTCTATTTCCCGGAAACGGGACATACCATCGCCTCAGAGTTTCTGTCCTACTGGCAAAGCCGTGGAGGCTTGCGGCTCTTCGGTTACCCCATCACGGAGCCCTTCTGGGAAAACGGCCTATTGATCCAGTACTTCGAGCGTGCGCGTTTCGAATTTCGCCCTGACCTAGCAGGAACCGACTGGGCGATCCTGCTCGGCCGCCTGGGCGCTGAACTTTGGGCGAGCAAGAGCCGCGACGCCTTCTACCAAAGAAGCACACCAGCGAGCGATCTTGCTGATCACATCAACCGGACGCGGCAACAGAGCGGGCTGGCTCCACTCGTGCTCGACCCCGTGCTCACCCGGATCGCGCAAGAGCGGAGCGATGACATGGCGCGCCGCGGCTACTTCTCGCACACGACGCCAGAGGGTCGCACGGTCTTCGACCTGCTCGATGCTTACCGGGTCAACTGGCGTTTTGCTGGTGAAACGCTGCAGCGCAACAACTACCCCGCCGACCGAACGGTTGCCGAGGCAGCTCGCTCGCTCTTCGCCAGTGCGTCCCATCGTGCCATCCTGCTCGATCCGCGCTTCACCCACTTCGGGGTCGCCGAAGCGACCAGCCAGGATGGGATGCATTACTACACCGTCGTGCTCATCCAGCGCTGA
- a CDS encoding NADPH-dependent FMN reductase, producing the protein MTERVLRILGIPGSLRRESYNRGLLLAAQELAPPGVELELYEVRELPLYDEDLERTGPPDQVLHFKQAIARADALLIATPEYNWSVPGPLKNAIDWASRPPATSPLRRKPVALMGASTGISGTIRAQLALRQIFASTESYVLPKPDLFVREAATLFRDGRLVDRETRERIRQLLEALVAWTLRFRD; encoded by the coding sequence GTGACCGAACGCGTGCTCCGGATACTCGGAATTCCAGGAAGCTTGCGGCGCGAGTCCTACAACCGCGGCCTCTTGCTGGCCGCTCAAGAACTCGCCCCACCCGGTGTCGAACTCGAGCTGTACGAGGTACGCGAGCTTCCGCTCTATGACGAGGATCTCGAGCGAACTGGCCCGCCTGATCAGGTTCTTCACTTCAAGCAGGCCATCGCGCGCGCCGATGCGCTCTTGATCGCTACTCCCGAGTACAACTGGAGCGTACCCGGGCCGCTCAAGAACGCGATCGACTGGGCTTCTCGTCCACCGGCAACGAGTCCCTTGCGTCGCAAACCGGTCGCTCTGATGGGTGCCTCCACGGGTATCTCCGGAACCATCCGGGCGCAACTTGCACTCCGCCAGATCTTCGCGTCGACCGAGTCGTATGTGCTCCCGAAGCCCGATCTTTTCGTCCGGGAGGCGGCCACGCTCTTCCGTGACGGCCGTCTGGTCGATCGAGAAACGCGCGAGCGGATCCGGCAGTTACTCGAGGCACTCGTGGCTTGGACACTCCGCTTCCGCGATTGA